From a single Chloracidobacterium thermophilum B genomic region:
- a CDS encoding response regulator produces the protein MPLSSLARRPLSLVVCDISMPHLDGIELCNLVRSDPRTAAIPFLFLSAYQDIETRLQGLSAGANDFLGKPFSLDELVYRVNRLLTNRRSPLVDEALEVNPNHLGQFSFEQALHVIRSQALSGLLTVIFPQGEVGRAVFEQGNLTAAEIEAANGDSVLAGSVALEYLLQSPRVTFTFSGQQTLDNAVLMTQITRTVESEAG, from the coding sequence ACCTTTGAGTTTGGTGGTCTGTGACATCAGCATGCCGCACCTGGATGGCATCGAGCTGTGCAACCTCGTGCGCAGCGACCCGCGGACGGCCGCCATACCGTTCCTTTTCCTCAGCGCCTACCAGGACATCGAGACCCGCCTTCAGGGGCTGTCTGCCGGGGCCAATGATTTTCTGGGCAAGCCGTTCAGTCTCGATGAGCTGGTCTATCGGGTCAACCGCCTGCTGACCAATCGCCGTTCCCCGCTCGTGGATGAAGCCCTCGAAGTCAACCCCAACCACCTGGGGCAGTTTTCCTTCGAGCAGGCGCTTCACGTCATTCGCAGCCAGGCGCTGAGCGGACTGCTGACGGTTATTTTCCCCCAGGGCGAGGTTGGGCGGGCTGTGTTCGAGCAGGGCAACCTGACGGCAGCGGAAATCGAAGCGGCCAACGGCGACAGTGTACTCGCGGGCTCTGTGGCGCTCGAATACCTCTTGCAGTCGCCACGGGTGACGTTCACGTTTTCCGGGCAGCAGACTCTCGACAACGCCGTGCTGATGACCCAGATCACACGGACGGTCGAATCGGAAGCCGGCTAG
- a CDS encoding CIA30 family protein: MFDFADPTAATAWYAIGDQVMGGCSSGQLRPTNHGFAVFEGVVSLANHGGFASVRSAPLAQRLPPQAVFVIEVRGDGKTYRFVVRTDANFDGLAYQATFTPAPNTWQTCRFAATDFVPTFRGRPVPAPPLRTEATTTVGLMIAGKQAGPFALALRRLVVLTEA, encoded by the coding sequence GTGTTCGACTTTGCAGACCCGACGGCCGCCACCGCCTGGTACGCCATTGGCGATCAGGTCATGGGCGGCTGTTCGTCCGGGCAGTTGCGCCCGACGAACCACGGCTTTGCCGTCTTTGAAGGTGTGGTGTCTCTCGCCAACCATGGCGGCTTTGCTTCCGTGCGCTCAGCTCCTCTCGCGCAGCGCCTGCCGCCCCAGGCGGTGTTTGTCATCGAGGTCAGGGGCGACGGGAAAACCTACAGGTTCGTGGTACGCACCGATGCCAATTTTGACGGACTGGCCTATCAGGCCACCTTCACGCCTGCGCCCAACACGTGGCAGACCTGCCGGTTTGCCGCGACTGACTTTGTGCCGACGTTTCGTGGCCGCCCTGTTCCGGCCCCGCCCCTGCGGACGGAAGCCACGACGACTGTGGGCCTGATGATTGCCGGCAAACAGGCCGGCCCCTTTGCCCTGGCCCTGCGGCGGTTGGTGGTTCTCACCGAAGCCTGA
- a CDS encoding transglycosylase SLT domain-containing protein: MANEQNIQRTDLARIRPDAFLRQPAAATRATGKTAFETRLEQALGNDPETQRRTREELKTIVLAVQAGFTDPWQLTDLIFQARHPELIGADLSQSPELLDEWNDISARLVQPMLNDLAALQSSAAPGQAPGGPDRHFVAPSSDDAAPRGVGKDKMAAASALDPLIEQAVALCPGLPPRLLKSLLVQESGLRTDVVNQYGYAGIAQIGRREARELGLSVGVPGTESDERLNPSLAIPAAARLLHVKAQRLTEMAFSRYGTPQGDEYWKFVMGAYNGGEGTITVAMGHAYREGLARAREEGLTGPEAVAFAREWATKWEHLALGGETAPLALAAARYFPKLAAQKFVEIRNYPEQIVARAARRRTAAG, encoded by the coding sequence ATGGCAAACGAGCAAAACATTCAGCGTACTGACTTGGCGCGGATACGGCCGGATGCCTTTCTGCGGCAACCGGCCGCTGCCACCCGTGCCACCGGTAAAACGGCCTTTGAAACCCGCCTGGAACAGGCTCTGGGCAACGACCCGGAGACGCAGCGCCGGACCCGTGAAGAACTCAAGACCATTGTCCTGGCGGTGCAGGCCGGCTTTACCGATCCGTGGCAGTTGACAGACCTGATCTTTCAGGCGCGCCATCCAGAGCTGATTGGCGCTGACCTGTCGCAGTCGCCGGAACTGCTCGATGAATGGAACGACATCAGCGCCCGGCTCGTGCAGCCTATGCTCAACGACCTGGCCGCCCTTCAGTCATCGGCTGCGCCGGGCCAGGCGCCAGGGGGACCCGACCGGCACTTCGTTGCGCCATCGTCTGACGATGCCGCGCCGCGTGGAGTGGGCAAAGACAAAATGGCCGCAGCCAGTGCGCTTGATCCCCTCATCGAGCAGGCCGTGGCCCTGTGTCCGGGATTGCCGCCACGGTTGCTCAAGAGTTTGCTCGTGCAGGAGTCGGGGCTGCGCACCGATGTCGTCAACCAGTATGGCTACGCCGGTATTGCCCAGATTGGCCGCCGTGAAGCCCGCGAACTGGGGTTGTCCGTAGGCGTTCCGGGAACGGAAAGCGACGAGCGGCTCAATCCGAGCCTGGCCATTCCGGCCGCTGCGCGGTTGCTGCACGTCAAGGCGCAGCGCCTGACGGAAATGGCCTTTTCGCGCTACGGCACGCCGCAGGGGGATGAGTACTGGAAGTTCGTCATGGGTGCGTACAACGGTGGAGAAGGAACGATTACCGTGGCGATGGGGCATGCCTACCGCGAGGGCCTTGCCCGCGCCCGCGAGGAAGGGCTGACCGGGCCGGAAGCCGTCGCGTTTGCCCGCGAATGGGCCACCAAGTGGGAACATCTGGCGCTTGGGGGCGAAACTGCGCCCTTGGCGTTGGCCGCTGCGCGCTACTTTCCTAAACTGGCGGCCCAGAAGTTTGTCGAAATCCGCAACTACCCAGAACAGATCGTCGCTCGGGCCGCGCGCCGCCGTACCGCCGCCGGGTGA
- a CDS encoding IS607 family transposase yields MLIESTISTGKAAKLPGVPVKTLQRWEREGRLIPVARTDSNRRLYTETRIREFIGLRQANHAPTKLVAYCRVSSAAQKPDLANQRKVLEEFVVAKGLAGVGFIEEVGSGLDFRRKRFLALMDEIGRREVRMLILAHRDRLTRFGFEWFEHYAQTHGCEVLVLNQERLSPEQEMVQDLMTIVRCFSSRLYGLRNYRKKLDEALKQDANDVKKAQQCN; encoded by the coding sequence ATGCTCATAGAAAGCACTATAAGCACAGGCAAGGCGGCAAAACTCCCTGGTGTCCCGGTCAAGACGTTGCAGCGTTGGGAACGCGAAGGAAGGCTGATTCCGGTGGCCCGAACGGACAGCAACCGCCGCCTCTACACTGAGACGCGGATCCGTGAGTTCATCGGTTTGCGGCAGGCCAACCACGCGCCAACAAAGCTTGTCGCCTACTGTCGGGTATCGAGTGCGGCGCAGAAGCCGGACCTGGCGAATCAGCGCAAAGTGCTGGAAGAGTTCGTGGTGGCGAAGGGATTGGCGGGGGTCGGGTTTATCGAGGAAGTGGGCAGCGGGCTGGACTTCAGGCGCAAGCGGTTTCTGGCCCTTATGGACGAGATCGGGCGACGGGAAGTCAGGATGCTGATCCTCGCTCACCGGGACCGCCTCACCCGTTTCGGCTTTGAGTGGTTCGAACATTACGCCCAAACCCATGGCTGCGAAGTGCTGGTCCTCAACCAGGAACGGCTGTCTCCCGAACAGGAAATGGTGCAAGACTTAATGACCATCGTGCGCTGTTTTTCGTCTCGGCTGTACGGTTTGAGGAACTATCGAAAGAAGTTGGATGAAGCGCTGAAACAGGATGCGAATGACGTCAAAAAGGCCCAACAATGCAACTGA
- a CDS encoding DUF6702 family protein, with translation MTSRRAFLTMALWLASGTGLGAPAAAHKFHASFTTIEFNAETGSLEISLRVFSDDLENALSRQARRRIELDRTPDVAELASAYVRERFKLRCTDGTPVRMAWVGMEQRVDMTWIYIEAPAPAGFTGLEALVTVFFELFRDQKNNVSCKDAQGKRHDILFRPSDNTFKPLVPAS, from the coding sequence ATGACCTCACGACGAGCATTTCTGACGATGGCTTTGTGGCTGGCTTCCGGCACGGGCCTGGGTGCGCCAGCGGCGGCGCACAAATTTCACGCCAGTTTTACGACCATCGAGTTCAACGCGGAAACCGGCTCGCTGGAGATTTCCCTGCGCGTTTTCAGTGATGATCTGGAAAACGCCCTGAGCCGCCAGGCGCGGCGGCGCATTGAACTCGACCGGACGCCGGATGTCGCCGAGCTGGCCAGCGCTTATGTGCGGGAACGGTTCAAACTGCGCTGTACCGATGGCACACCGGTGCGGATGGCGTGGGTCGGCATGGAGCAGCGGGTGGATATGACGTGGATATACATCGAAGCACCGGCTCCTGCTGGCTTCACCGGACTGGAAGCCTTGGTGACGGTCTTCTTCGAGCTGTTCCGCGACCAGAAAAACAACGTCTCATGCAAGGATGCGCAGGGCAAGCGCCACGACATCCTGTTTCGTCCCAGCGACAACACCTTCAAACCGCTGGTGCCAGCTTCCTGA
- a CDS encoding NAD(P)/FAD-dependent oxidoreductase produces MTAPHTTSSPVDILVLGGGFAGLNTAFQLSNYPWTRPVRITLVDRNDRFLFTPMAYEILTGEVEVWEIAPLYRDILGNRPVRFVQGVIERIDLEKRQVQVGDTTHRYDYLVLALGGRPNFRQVPGADKYSQPFYDLAHVQAYQKHLAHTLDRARQTTDPKVRKALLNFLVVGAGTCGVEVSCKLADYLDAQSRAYGLDRQEMEIHLIDRNERILRGVAHRLEPIALDALRRRRVNLVLDWGVTKVTPEGVEIRCDKQGTLKQVAAATVTWTGGIEMHPLLTALPVEKDAHGRIRVTQQLEVPGQRGVYALGDATHFPTDDGQGLPATAQVAVRQSEIAAWNIRADIEGWVKLPYIYIGLGEMLTLGIGEAGVDAFGMCIGGTLGAAMRRAVYLTKLPTMGLKVRVGGTWMGEIAKSLLATGERAVDAVRQAAAQAQVNQAA; encoded by the coding sequence ATGACTGCCCCGCATACAACCTCATCGCCGGTTGACATTCTGGTTCTGGGCGGTGGCTTTGCCGGCCTCAACACCGCCTTCCAGTTGTCGAACTATCCCTGGACGCGCCCCGTACGCATTACGCTCGTTGACCGCAACGACCGGTTTCTGTTTACGCCGATGGCCTACGAAATTCTCACCGGCGAAGTTGAGGTGTGGGAGATTGCCCCCTTGTACCGCGACATCCTCGGCAACCGGCCGGTGCGGTTCGTGCAGGGCGTCATTGAGCGGATTGACCTTGAAAAACGCCAGGTACAGGTTGGCGACACGACGCACCGGTACGACTATCTCGTGCTGGCGCTGGGGGGACGCCCCAACTTCCGGCAGGTGCCGGGCGCTGACAAATACTCGCAGCCGTTCTATGACCTGGCACACGTCCAGGCCTATCAGAAGCACCTGGCCCACACGCTCGACCGCGCCAGGCAGACCACTGATCCCAAGGTGCGCAAGGCGCTGTTGAACTTTCTGGTGGTTGGCGCTGGCACCTGCGGCGTCGAAGTAAGCTGCAAGCTGGCCGATTACCTTGATGCGCAGTCCCGGGCGTACGGACTCGACCGCCAGGAAATGGAAATCCACCTCATTGACCGCAACGAGCGGATTCTGCGGGGTGTGGCCCACCGTCTGGAGCCGATTGCCCTCGACGCGCTGCGGCGGCGGCGGGTCAACTTGGTTCTGGACTGGGGCGTGACCAAAGTCACCCCGGAAGGCGTCGAAATCCGCTGCGACAAGCAGGGCACGCTCAAGCAGGTGGCGGCGGCCACTGTCACCTGGACTGGCGGCATCGAGATGCATCCGCTTCTGACGGCCCTTCCCGTTGAGAAGGATGCGCACGGGCGGATTCGGGTCACCCAGCAGCTTGAAGTTCCGGGCCAGCGGGGCGTCTATGCACTGGGGGATGCCACGCATTTTCCGACCGACGATGGGCAGGGATTGCCGGCCACGGCTCAGGTTGCCGTCCGGCAGTCAGAAATCGCTGCCTGGAACATTCGCGCCGACATCGAAGGCTGGGTGAAGCTGCCCTACATCTACATCGGGCTGGGTGAAATGCTCACCCTGGGTATCGGAGAAGCTGGTGTGGATGCCTTTGGGATGTGCATCGGCGGCACACTTGGCGCGGCGATGCGGCGTGCGGTCTATCTGACGAAGCTTCCGACGATGGGGCTGAAAGTGCGGGTGGGCGGCACGTGGATGGGTGAAATTGCGAAAAGCCTGCTCGCTACCGGCGAGCGCGCTGTGGATGCTGTCCGGCAGGCTGCCGCACAGGCACAGGTGAATCAGGCAGCCTAG
- a CDS encoding sigma-70 family RNA polymerase sigma factor — MSGTQPSPNVQRDALIEQHLHYVRTIAYDIVRKLPPSVELDDLIAYGNLGLVRAAEKYNPARGVSFVTFAHYYIKGAIWDEVRKMANFARVDGGRVRAEANATDFLHSLAEEESGRPSHGTTLDDDIADAQAQLESLIPIYLLSLDHEELTIADDRSLDFASALERDDLIGRMMRLVAQLPDEDRATIEALYFKGRSAADYAAELGLSRSWGSRLHARAIKRLREAMQREGLLRPDEAG; from the coding sequence ATGAGCGGAACGCAGCCATCTCCCAATGTCCAGCGGGATGCGCTCATCGAGCAGCATCTGCACTACGTGCGGACGATTGCCTACGACATTGTGCGGAAGTTGCCGCCCAGCGTCGAACTCGACGACCTGATTGCCTACGGCAACCTGGGACTGGTGCGCGCCGCTGAGAAATACAATCCGGCGCGGGGTGTGTCGTTTGTGACCTTTGCCCACTACTACATCAAGGGTGCCATCTGGGATGAAGTGCGCAAAATGGCCAACTTTGCCCGGGTGGATGGCGGGCGCGTGCGTGCCGAAGCCAATGCGACGGATTTTCTCCACAGTCTGGCCGAAGAGGAGTCCGGGCGTCCGTCCCATGGCACGACCCTCGACGACGACATTGCCGACGCGCAGGCGCAGCTTGAAAGTCTCATCCCGATTTACCTGCTGTCGCTCGATCACGAGGAACTCACGATTGCCGACGACCGGAGCCTGGATTTTGCCAGCGCCCTGGAACGGGATGACCTCATCGGCCGGATGATGCGCCTTGTGGCGCAACTGCCTGATGAAGACCGCGCCACCATCGAGGCTCTGTATTTCAAGGGGCGGAGCGCGGCGGATTACGCCGCTGAACTGGGGCTGTCACGGTCGTGGGGATCGCGCCTGCATGCGCGCGCCATCAAGCGCCTGCGCGAAGCCATGCAGCGCGAGGGGCTGCTCAGGCCGGACGAAGCCGGCTAG
- a CDS encoding RNA-guided endonuclease InsQ/TnpB family protein, with amino-acid sequence MRTVGLGCKTFTGMPTPSRSGISPKPGNGSSPTLKEGKEAHEPRLKKKGRCRDSFYVANDKFTLEGKTIRLPRIGEVAMTEELRFAGRILGATVSRTADRWFVAIQVEVPDAQFYRRRTSHEVNGIDLGIKAAATISSGEVIEAPKPLKAALRRLEIRSRRLSRKLEAARKAAGFERHARLPEGTRLPVSNNRQKSAATLARLYARMANIRADFTHKLTTRLCRENQALVIEDLNVKGMLENEKLARAISDVGFGMLRSPLEYKARRYGTQLTIADRWYPGSRLCSICGWKNEALTLREMGVCSMWCAP; translated from the coding sequence ATGAGAACGGTCGGCCTTGGTTGCAAGACATTCACCGGGATGCCCACGCCCAGCCGTTCAGGAATCTCGCCAAAGCCTGGGAACGGTTCTTCGCCAACCCTCAAGGAGGGCAAAGAAGCGCACGAGCCACGGCTCAAGAAAAAGGGGCGTTGCCGCGACAGCTTTTATGTTGCCAACGACAAGTTCACCCTGGAAGGCAAGACGATCCGTCTGCCCAGGATCGGTGAAGTCGCCATGACCGAGGAGCTGCGCTTCGCGGGCAGGATTTTGGGCGCAACGGTTTCTCGCACCGCGGATCGTTGGTTTGTGGCCATACAGGTCGAGGTGCCTGATGCGCAATTTTATCGGCGTCGCACGTCGCACGAGGTCAACGGCATCGACCTGGGCATCAAGGCTGCCGCAACGATCTCCAGCGGTGAAGTCATCGAGGCGCCAAAGCCGCTCAAAGCAGCGCTGCGCCGTCTGGAAATCCGTAGCCGACGTCTCAGCCGCAAGCTGGAAGCCGCCAGGAAGGCAGCAGGATTTGAACGCCATGCCCGCCTGCCTGAAGGAACGCGCCTGCCGGTATCGAACAACCGGCAGAAGTCCGCTGCGACATTGGCAAGGCTCTATGCCCGCATGGCCAATATCCGAGCGGATTTCACCCACAAGCTCACGACTCGACTCTGCCGCGAAAACCAAGCGTTGGTGATCGAGGATTTAAACGTCAAGGGGATGCTGGAGAACGAGAAGCTCGCTCGCGCCATCTCTGACGTGGGTTTTGGGATGTTACGCTCGCCGTTGGAATACAAGGCCCGGCGCTACGGTACTCAGCTTACCATCGCTGATCGCTGGTATCCAGGCAGCCGACTGTGCTCCATCTGTGGCTGGAAGAACGAGGCGCTGACATTGAGAGAAATGGGTGTGTGCTCAATGTGGTGCGCACCATGA
- a CDS encoding phosphotransferase family protein, with amino-acid sequence MTIPLSALDAPRPPRAGEDLDAEALLACLQPHLPELAPPLIIEQFPAGHSNLTYALRSGDREYVLRRPPFGAEHIKAGHDMHREFRVLSGLHRVYPRVPQPLCYIPAESSPLGVPFYVMTRVRGVILRTRVPDGITLDTETMRRLSTNFIDHLAELHAVDVEAAGLRDLYRGAGYVRRQVEGWVKRYRAAQTDDVPAMERVIAWVTARIPEDSAATLIHNDYKYDNVVLDPDDLTRIRAVLDWEMATVGDPLTDVATALAYWVERDDPPEVHAMSFGLTALPGNLTRAELLARYAETSRRDVREMRWHEAFALFKVAVIVQQIYFRYVKGFTHDERFARMGAMARLFAELAQRAMG; translated from the coding sequence ATGACCATTCCGCTTTCTGCCCTTGATGCTCCGCGTCCACCCCGGGCTGGTGAGGACTTGGATGCAGAGGCGCTGTTGGCCTGCCTGCAACCGCATCTCCCGGAACTTGCCCCGCCGCTCATCATCGAGCAGTTTCCGGCCGGGCACTCCAATCTGACCTACGCCCTGCGGAGCGGCGACCGGGAATATGTGCTGCGGCGTCCGCCCTTTGGCGCGGAACATATCAAGGCGGGACACGACATGCACCGCGAGTTTCGGGTGCTGTCGGGCCTGCACCGGGTCTATCCGCGCGTGCCACAGCCGCTGTGCTACATCCCGGCGGAAAGTTCGCCGTTGGGCGTCCCGTTTTACGTCATGACGCGCGTGCGGGGCGTCATTCTGCGCACCAGGGTCCCGGATGGAATCACACTCGACACCGAAACCATGCGCCGGCTTTCGACAAACTTCATTGACCATCTTGCCGAGCTGCATGCCGTGGATGTCGAAGCCGCCGGATTGCGCGATCTTTACCGGGGAGCCGGGTACGTCCGCCGTCAGGTCGAGGGCTGGGTCAAGCGGTATCGCGCTGCCCAGACCGATGACGTGCCGGCCATGGAACGGGTCATTGCCTGGGTGACGGCGCGCATTCCCGAAGACAGCGCCGCCACGCTCATTCACAACGATTACAAGTACGACAACGTCGTTCTCGACCCGGACGATCTGACCCGGATTCGCGCCGTGCTGGACTGGGAAATGGCTACGGTGGGCGATCCGCTGACGGACGTGGCCACAGCACTTGCCTACTGGGTGGAGCGGGATGATCCGCCGGAAGTCCACGCCATGAGTTTCGGGCTGACGGCGCTGCCCGGCAACCTGACCCGCGCCGAACTGCTGGCCCGCTACGCCGAAACCAGCCGCCGGGATGTCCGTGAAATGCGCTGGCACGAAGCCTTTGCGCTGTTCAAGGTGGCGGTCATCGTGCAGCAAATCTACTTCCGGTATGTGAAAGGCTTCACGCACGACGAGCGTTTTGCCCGCATGGGGGCTATGGCCCGCCTGTTTGCCGAACTGGCCCAACGCGCCATGGGATGA